The following proteins are encoded in a genomic region of Palaemon carinicauda isolate YSFRI2023 chromosome 19, ASM3689809v2, whole genome shotgun sequence:
- the LOC137658091 gene encoding uncharacterized protein isoform X2, whose product MAVKLVAFLMILGYVVGMPDQAKSTHESLEPNDKDSETWESVGELVYDYNVTSTDGTEEVLNDANDPMVLSEDLCHSLIAISADMPEQLGSVVANLKLDQPSLGFARCIRTSVGLLYLCRGPRFVNFRGFRYCCGNPAMRPYLTRNLNYIRCRCSF is encoded by the exons ATGGCTGTAAAGCTTGTAGCGTTCTTGATGATCCTTGGCTATGTGGTGGGCATGCCAGACCAG GCTAAGAGCACTCATGAAAGCCTAGAGCCTAATGATAAGGATTCTGAAACTTGGGAATCTGTTGGAGAGTTGGTCTAT GACTACAATGTGACTTCTACAGACGGTACAGAAGAGGTACTCAATGATGCAAATGATCCAATGGTACTTTCTGAAGATTTGTGCCATTCTCTCATAGCAATATCTGCAGATATGCCAGAGCAGCTTGGCAGCGTCGTGGCAAATCTGAAACTAGACCAACCTTCCTTGGGCTTTGCTAGATGCATTAGGACAAG TGTTGGCCTACTCTATCTTTGCCGGGGACCACGTTTTGTGAACTTCAGAGGGTTCAGATACTGCTGTGGCAACCCTGCAATGCGTCCTTATCTCACAAGAAATTTGAACTACATACGGTGCAGGTGCAGCTTTTAA
- the LOC137658091 gene encoding uncharacterized protein isoform X1 — translation MSVKLVALLMILGYVVGMPDQAKSTHESLEPNDKDSETWESVGELVYDYNVTSTDGTEEVLNDANDPMVLSEDLCHSLIAISADMPEQLGSVVANLKLDQPSLGFARCIRTSVGLLYLCRGPRFVNFRGFRYCCGNPAMRPYLTRNLNYIRCRCSF, via the exons ATGTCTGTAAAGCTTGTAGCGCTCTTGATGATCCTTGGCTATGTGGTGGGCATGCCAGACCAGGCTAAGAGCACTCATGAAAGCCTAGAGCCTAATGATAAGGATTCTGAAACTTGGGAATCTGTTGGAGAGTTGGTCTAT GACTACAATGTGACTTCTACAGACGGTACAGAAGAGGTACTCAATGATGCAAATGATCCAATGGTACTTTCTGAAGATTTGTGCCATTCTCTCATAGCAATATCTGCAGATATGCCAGAGCAGCTTGGCAGCGTCGTGGCAAATCTGAAACTAGACCAACCTTCCTTGGGCTTTGCTAGATGCATTAGGACAAG TGTTGGCCTACTCTATCTTTGCCGGGGACCACGTTTTGTGAACTTCAGAGGGTTCAGATACTGCTGTGGCAACCCTGCAATGCGTCCTTATCTCACAAGAAATTTGAACTACATACGGTGCAGGTGCAGCTTTTAA
- the LOC137658089 gene encoding uncharacterized protein — translation MKMSNVILLMVIGSVLPMPDKVKRGSVSPASSPRDGSNLESDDEHLPWELVGEYVQGFDITADDYGEEELEDAKDPQMLTEDLCLSLLSNENVLEDLILQHPHNTTTQVKFRRCFRSRWNVENTCRQRYVRYRASKFCCPVADISPILSRKGSVLRCRCPIDD, via the exons ATGAAG ATGAGTAATGTTATTCTATTGATGGTGATTGGTTCTGTGTTGCCAATGCCTGACAAAGTGAAGAGGGGTTCTGTTTCTCCAGCAAGTAGTCCACGGGATGGAAGCAATCTGGAATCTGACGATGAACATTTACCATGGGAACTTGTTGGTGAATATGTCCAG GGGTTTGACATCACAGCAGACGATTATGGCGAAGAGGAATTAGAAGATGCAAAAGATCCCCAGATGCTTACTGAGGATTTATGCCTCAGTTTATTATCAAACGAAAATGTCTTGGAAGATTTGATTCTCCAACATCCCCATAATACAACGACGCAGGTTAAATTTAGAAGATGCTTCAGGTCAAG GTGGAATGTGGAAAACACTTGCCGCCAAAGATACGTAAGGTACAGGGCTTCTAAATTCTGCTGCCCCGTTGCAGATATCTCTCCCATCCTTTCTAGGAAAGGTAGTGTTCTCAGATGCAGATGTCCTATAGATGATTGA